The proteins below come from a single Oncorhynchus keta strain PuntledgeMale-10-30-2019 chromosome 1, Oket_V2, whole genome shotgun sequence genomic window:
- the LOC118391934 gene encoding flavin-containing monooxygenase 5-like isoform X2 codes for MSRRVCVIGGGSSGLTSIKSCLDEGLEPTCFESSDDIGGLWRFKENPEADRASIYHSVIINTSKEMMCFSDFPIPAHFPNYMHNSLIMDYFRMYAEHFQLTKHIRFQIRVLQVKPRPDFSRSGQWDVETENKKGEKEKHIFDAVMICIGHHCHPNLPLHDFPGIDKFKGQYFHSRDYKTAEEWRGKRVVVIGIGNSGGDIAVELSRVTKQVFLSTRRGAWILNRVGQQGVPMDFQFNRRVLKMALSVLPFGLACRLGENKINQRFNHSLYSLQPKHRLFSQHPTVNDELPNRILSGTVQVKPNIRRLQGSSIEFDDGTVEDNIDLVVFATGYNFSFPFLPSNMLPVSGNKANLYKYMFPPGLERPTLVVIGLVQPLGAIMPISEMQARWATRVFKGLNKLPSMDCMLKDIKHKEETIAKRYVTSQRHTIQVEYIDYMDQIAYQVGVRPSLLGLLLRDPGVWLCVLLGPCTPYQYRLRGPGQWDGARQAILTTWDRMAGALKTRPSDIPEPKQSSLHLTLTVGAAALALGYYWNIHNHPSLLIALDPTTWQDKIKPYLPVLW; via the exons ATGTCACGGCGCGTGTGTGTGATTGGAGGGGGAAGTTCAGGTCTGACCAGCATCAAGAGCTGTCTGGACGAGGGTCTGGAGCCCACCTGCTTCGAGAGCAGTGATGACATCGGGGGACTGTGGAGGTTCAAG GAGAACCCAGAGGCTGACAGGGCCAGTATCTACCACTCTGTCATCATCAACACCTCCAAGGAGATGATGTGTTTCTCTGATTTTCCCATCCCAGCCCACTTCCCCAACTACATGCACAACTCCCTCATTATGGACTACTTCCGCATGTATGCCGAACACTTCCAACTCACCAAGCACATACGCTTCCAG atcaGAGTCCTCCAGGTGAAGCCAAGACCCGACTTCTCTCGTTCGGGCCAGTGGGATGTGGAGACAGAGAacaagaagggagagaaggagaaacataTCTTTGATGCTGTGATGATCTGTATAGGACACCACTGTCACCCCAACCTGCCTCTACACGATTTCCCAG GTATCGACAAATTCAAGGGCCAGTACTTCCACAGTCGGGACTATAAAACGGCAGAAGAGTGGCGGGGGAAGAGGGTGGTGGTGATCGGCATCGGCAACTCTGGAGGAGATATCGCTGTGGAACTCAGCAGGGTCACCAAACAG gTATTCCTCAGTACCAGGCGTGGGGCATGGATCCTCAACCGTGTGGGTCAACAAGGGGTGCCCATGGACTTTCAATTTAACAG AAGGGTGTTAAAGATGGCCCTGTCTGTACTGCCCTTTGGCCTGGCCTGCAGACTGGGAGAGAACAAAATCAACCAGAGATTCAACCAcagcctctactctctacagcccaaacacag GCTGTTCAGCCAGCACCCTACAGTGAATGATGAGCTGCCCAACCGGATCCTGTCTGGCACAGTGCAGGTCAAACCCAACATCCGCAGGCTCCAGGGGTCCAGCATTGAGTTTGACGACGGAACCGTGGAGGACAACATAGACTTGGTG GTGTTTGCCACTGGCTACAACTTCTCCTTCCCCTTCCTACCGTCCAATATGCTGCCGGTTTCCGGGAACAAGGCCAATCTGTATAAGTACATGTTCCCTCCGGGGTTAGAGCGTCCCACACTGGTCGTTATAGGGCTGGTGCAGCCGCTTGGAGCCATCATGCCCATCTCTGAAATGCAGGCCCGATGGGCCACCAGGGTCTTCAAAG GGCTGAATAAGCTTCCCTCAATGGACTGCATGTTGAAGGACATTAAACACAAGGAGGAAACAATTGCCAAGAG GTATGTgacctcccagagacacaccatcCAGGTGGAATACATTGACTACATGGACCAGATAGCTTACCAGGTGGGGGTGCGTCCCAGCCTCCTAGGGCTGTTGCTACGAGATCctggtgtgtggctgtgtgtgctgCTGGGGCCATGCACCCCGTACCAGTACCGTCTGAGAGGGCCGGGACAGTGGGATGGGGCCCGACAG GCCATCCTGACTACATGGGATCGGATGGCAGGAGCCCTGAAGACCAGGCCCTCGGACATCCCTGAGCCCAAGCAGAGTTCCTTACACCTGACCCTAACTGTGGGGGCTGCTGCCCTGGCTCTGGGGTACTACTGGAACATACACAACCACCCATCCCTCCTCATCGCCCTGGACCCCACCACCTGGCAGGACAAGATCAAACCATACCTGCCAGTGTTGTGGTAA
- the LOC118391934 gene encoding flavin-containing monooxygenase 5-like isoform X1: MSRRVCVIGGGSSGLTSIKSCLDEGLEPTCFESSDDIGGLWRFKENPEADRASIYHSVIINTSKEMMCFSDFPIPAHFPNYMHNSLIMDYFRMYAEHFQLTKHIRFQIRVLQVKPRPDFSRSGQWDVETENKKGEKEKHIFDAVMICIGHHCHPNLPLHDFPGIDKFKGQYFHSRDYKTAEEWRGKRVVVIGIGNSGGDIAVELSRVTKQVFLSTRRGAWILNRVGQQGVPMDFQFNRVLKMALSVLPFGLACRLGENKINQRFNHSLYSLQPKHRLFSQHPTVNDELPNRILSGTVQVKPNIRRLQGSSIEFDDGTVEDNIDLVVFATGYNFSFPFLPSNMLPVSGNKANLYKYMFPPGLERPTLVVIGLVQPLGAIMPISEMQARWATRVFKGLNKLPSMDCMLKDIKHKEETIAKRYVTSQRHTIQVEYIDYMDQIAYQVGVRPSLLGLLLRDPGVWLCVLLGPCTPYQYRLRGPGQWDGARQAILTTWDRMAGALKTRPSDIPEPKQSSLHLTLTVGAAALALGYYWNIHNHPSLLIALDPTTWQDKIKPYLPVLW; this comes from the exons ATGTCACGGCGCGTGTGTGTGATTGGAGGGGGAAGTTCAGGTCTGACCAGCATCAAGAGCTGTCTGGACGAGGGTCTGGAGCCCACCTGCTTCGAGAGCAGTGATGACATCGGGGGACTGTGGAGGTTCAAG GAGAACCCAGAGGCTGACAGGGCCAGTATCTACCACTCTGTCATCATCAACACCTCCAAGGAGATGATGTGTTTCTCTGATTTTCCCATCCCAGCCCACTTCCCCAACTACATGCACAACTCCCTCATTATGGACTACTTCCGCATGTATGCCGAACACTTCCAACTCACCAAGCACATACGCTTCCAG atcaGAGTCCTCCAGGTGAAGCCAAGACCCGACTTCTCTCGTTCGGGCCAGTGGGATGTGGAGACAGAGAacaagaagggagagaaggagaaacataTCTTTGATGCTGTGATGATCTGTATAGGACACCACTGTCACCCCAACCTGCCTCTACACGATTTCCCAG GTATCGACAAATTCAAGGGCCAGTACTTCCACAGTCGGGACTATAAAACGGCAGAAGAGTGGCGGGGGAAGAGGGTGGTGGTGATCGGCATCGGCAACTCTGGAGGAGATATCGCTGTGGAACTCAGCAGGGTCACCAAACAG gTATTCCTCAGTACCAGGCGTGGGGCATGGATCCTCAACCGTGTGGGTCAACAAGGGGTGCCCATGGACTTTCAATTTAACAG GGTGTTAAAGATGGCCCTGTCTGTACTGCCCTTTGGCCTGGCCTGCAGACTGGGAGAGAACAAAATCAACCAGAGATTCAACCAcagcctctactctctacagcccaaacacag GCTGTTCAGCCAGCACCCTACAGTGAATGATGAGCTGCCCAACCGGATCCTGTCTGGCACAGTGCAGGTCAAACCCAACATCCGCAGGCTCCAGGGGTCCAGCATTGAGTTTGACGACGGAACCGTGGAGGACAACATAGACTTGGTG GTGTTTGCCACTGGCTACAACTTCTCCTTCCCCTTCCTACCGTCCAATATGCTGCCGGTTTCCGGGAACAAGGCCAATCTGTATAAGTACATGTTCCCTCCGGGGTTAGAGCGTCCCACACTGGTCGTTATAGGGCTGGTGCAGCCGCTTGGAGCCATCATGCCCATCTCTGAAATGCAGGCCCGATGGGCCACCAGGGTCTTCAAAG GGCTGAATAAGCTTCCCTCAATGGACTGCATGTTGAAGGACATTAAACACAAGGAGGAAACAATTGCCAAGAG GTATGTgacctcccagagacacaccatcCAGGTGGAATACATTGACTACATGGACCAGATAGCTTACCAGGTGGGGGTGCGTCCCAGCCTCCTAGGGCTGTTGCTACGAGATCctggtgtgtggctgtgtgtgctgCTGGGGCCATGCACCCCGTACCAGTACCGTCTGAGAGGGCCGGGACAGTGGGATGGGGCCCGACAG GCCATCCTGACTACATGGGATCGGATGGCAGGAGCCCTGAAGACCAGGCCCTCGGACATCCCTGAGCCCAAGCAGAGTTCCTTACACCTGACCCTAACTGTGGGGGCTGCTGCCCTGGCTCTGGGGTACTACTGGAACATACACAACCACCCATCCCTCCTCATCGCCCTGGACCCCACCACCTGGCAGGACAAGATCAAACCATACCTGCCAGTGTTGTGGTAA